Proteins encoded in a region of the Anopheles ziemanni chromosome 2, idAnoZiCoDA_A2_x.2, whole genome shotgun sequence genome:
- the LOC131294351 gene encoding aspartate aminotransferase, mitochondrial — protein MACSKALQRSSAVLMRNVLPVQSQLAVRASSWWSAVQMGPPDVILGVTEAFKRDTNPKKINLGVGAYRDDNGKPFVLPSVKKAEQRLANKQLDHEYSPIGGTAEFSKQSILLALGEDSQHVADGLNATVQGISGTGSLRIGGAFLASFFPGPKDIYLPTPSWGNHGPIFRHAGLNVKSYRYYDPSTCGFDFKGALEDLSKIPEKSIVLLHACAHNPTGVDPKPEQWAEMSAVIKKRNLFPFFDMAYQGFASGDVAKDAFAVRSFLRDGHQIALAQSFAKNMGLYGERAGAFSLVTGSKDEADRTMSQIKIIIRPMYSNPPINGARLVAEILSDKQLRQEWLADVKLMADRIISVRSKLQQNLKDLGSSRNWAHITDQIGMFCFTGMNQQQCERLTKEFSVYLTKDGRISMAGVTSKNVGYLAEAIHAVTK, from the exons ATGGCATGCTCGAAGGCACTCCAACGCAGCTCAGCTGTTCTGATGCGGAATGTTCTCCCCGTCCAAAGTCAGCTGGCGGTGCGCGCTAG CTCCTGGTGGAGTGCCGTACAGATGGGACCCCCGGACGTCATTCTGGGCGTTACGGAGGCCTTCAAGCGCGACACCAATCCGAAAAAGATCAACCTCGGCGTAGGCGCCTACCGGGACGATAATGGCAAACCGTTCGTCCTGCCGAGCGTGAAAAAGGCCGAACAACGGCTAGCGAACAAGCAACTCGATCACGAATACTCGCCGATCGGCGGAACGGCCGAGTTCAGCAAGCAAAGCATTCTGTTGGCCCTCGGTGAGGATAGTCAGCACGTCGCCGATGGCCTGAATGCCACCGTACAGGGTATCAGTGGAACCGGTTCGCTGCGCATCGGTGGCGCGTTCCTGGCCAGCTTTTTCCCCGGCCCGAAAGATATCTACCTGCCGACGCCGTCCTGGGGTAACCATGGGCCCATCTTCCGGCACGCGGGACTGAACGTAAAGTCGTACCGCTACTACGATCCGTCGACGTGTGGATTCGACTTCAAGGGTGCCCTCGAGGATCTGTCG AAAATCCCAGAAAAGTCGATAGTATTACTGCACGCCTGCGCACACAATCCGACCGGTGTCGATCCGAAGCCGGAACAGTGGGCCGAAATGTCGGCCGTCATCAAGAAGCGCAATCTGTTCCCGTTCTTCGACATGGCGTACCAGGGCTTCGCGAGCGGAGACGTCGCCAAGGATGCGTTCGCCGTGCGTTCCTTCCTCCGCGATGGCCACCAGATTGCGCTGGCCCAAAGCTTCGCCAAGAACATGGGCCTGTACGGTGAACGTGCCGGTGCGTTCTCGCTCGTCACCGGCAGCAAGGATGAGGCCGACCGGACGATGTCGCAGATCAAGATCATCATCCGACCGATGTACTCCAACCCACCGATCAACGGTGCCCGGCTGGTGGCCGAAATTCTGAGTGACAAGCAGCTGCGTCAGGAGTGGCTCGCCGACGTGAAGCTGATGGCTGACCGGATCATTTCCGTCCGCTCGAAGCTGCAGCAGAACCTGAAAGATTTGGGCTCGTCACGCAACTGGGCCCACATTACCGATCAGATTGGCATGTTCTGTTTCACCGGCATGAACCAGCAGCAGTGCGAGCGGCTGACGAAGGAGTTCAGCGTGTATCTGACGAAGGATGGGCGCATTTCGATGGCCGGCGTAACGTCAAAGAACGTCGGATACCTTGCGGAGGCCATTCATGCCGTTACGAAGTAA